TTGTCCCTCTGGGGCCTGAGCGACCAGGCCATCGCCGCAATCGAGACCGCGGGGGAGGCACGCGACACGGTCGAGATCGACGCGCCACTCGGCGGATTCGTCATCGAAAAGCTGGTCAACGAGGGCGACTACGTGACCACCGGCTCGGTCATGCTCCGAATCGCCGACCTATCCGCAGTCTGGGTGGTCTTCGATGCCTTCGAAATCGACAAGCCGTGGCTCCGCTTCGGCCAGTCCGTTACCTTCACCGCCGAGGCCATCCCCGGCGAAACCTTTGCGGGACGCATCGCCTTCATTCCTCCGGTCCTCGACACCGCCAGCCGCACCTTCAAAGTCCGCGCGAACGTCGAGAATGCCCATCTCCTGCTTCGTCCCGGGATGTTTGTCACCGGCACCGTCCAGGCCCGCGTCGCCGGCAACCGCGTACTTCTCGACCCATCCCTTGAGGGCCGATGGATCAGCCCGATGCACCCTGAGATCGTCAAGGACGCCCCAGGCGCGTGCGACGTCTGTGGAATGCCCCTCGTGCCCATCGAACAACTTGGCTACTCCCTCCCCAACGACCTCCCTCCCCCCCTGGTCGTGCCCGCATCCGCCGTGTTGCGGACCGGCCGGCGCGCCGTCGTCTATGTCGAGGTCCCCAATCGGGAAGATCCCATCTACGAGGGACGCGAAATCACCCTGGGCCCCCGCGCCGGTGACCTCCACATCGTCGCGTCCGGACTCGATGCGGGCGAGCGGGTTGTGGTCAACGGGGCCTTCAAGTTGGACAGCGCCCTTCAACTCCTCGCGAAACCCAGCATGATGAGCGCACCTGATCCGGACGCCTTGCCCGATTTCGAGGTCACCGGCGCCATGCAGGACGCCGTCGGCCACCTGATGGCGGCCTACTTCCCCCTTTGGAGGGCCCTTGCCCGCGACGATCTCGGTACGGCCCGAGACGCCGCGCTGGCCCTGTCCTCGACGGTGCGGAATCACCCCACGGCACCCGGCACCGAAATCGCCCAGGCAATTTACGCCAAGGAGACCGCACGACTTGGCCATGCGGCGGAGGAGGCTGGGCGCGCCGCCGATCTCCAGACCGCTCGTCAGACCTTCGAACAGGCCTCCCTCACCCTGATCCGGTTGGTGCGCGCCACGGGGATTCGTTCCGGACCGCCTCCGCGACTCGCCTATTGCCCGATGGCCTTCGGCGGGCGCCGCGCCGACTGGCTTCAGGACGACGACGAACTCCTGAATCCCTACTTCGGATCACGAATGCTGCGTTGCGGAGAGTTCGAGCGGCTGCCCATCCCGCCCCCCGCCGCAACCAACCCGTTGCCGATCGAACACCCGGCACACGACGTCCATTACCGACCCTGAATCCACCCATCGCCCCATGATGGATCGCCTCGTCCGCCTCTGTCTCGGCAACCCGCTCATCCTGTCGATCCTTCTGGGCCTGGTCATGGCTTGGGGGATTCTGGTGGCCCCGTTCAACTGGAATCTCGGCTCCCTGCCGCGCTCACCGGTCCACGTCGATGCCATCCCGGATATCGGCGAAAACCAGCAGATCGTCTTCGCGGAGTGGGAGGGCCGCTCGCCACAGGACGTCGAGGACCAGGTGACCTATCCGCTCACCGTCGCGCTGCTTGGACTTCCTGAGGTCAAAACCATTCGCAGTTACTCGATGTTCGGGTTCGCCATCATCTATGTGATTTTCAACGACAGCGCCGAGTTCTACTGGACCCGGTCCCGCATCCTGGAAAAACTCAACAGCCTCCCTTCCAGCACCCTCCCGGAAGGCGTTCAGCCCGCCCTCGGCCCCGATGCCACAGGACTGGGCCAGGTCTTCCAGTACACCCTGGAAGGCCGGGATCCCCAGGGGAGACCCACCGGCGGCTGGGACCCGCACGAGCTGCGCTCCGTCCAGGATTACTACGTCCGATACAGCCTTCAGGCGGTCGAAGGGGTGTCCGAGGTGGCCTCCGTCGGCGGCTTCGTCAGGGAGTATCAGATCGATGTGAACCCCGAGGCCATGCGGGCCTTCGAGGTCT
This genomic stretch from Verrucomicrobiia bacterium harbors:
- a CDS encoding efflux RND transporter periplasmic adaptor subunit codes for the protein MKRSKTLLGLLLIVLVGFAIGRFTAPSSPDTRTAAPSLDAATEFTCSMHPQIRQPNPGKCPICAMDLIPAGRPGRPDEGGREIALSPHARALARIVTAPVEHRIPEIEVRLFGRILPDESRVRSISARFPARIERLYVNYTGVRVHPGDHLAQIYSPEFLTAQTELLSALRFNDPRSLRSARGKLSLWGLSDQAIAAIETAGEARDTVEIDAPLGGFVIEKLVNEGDYVTTGSVMLRIADLSAVWVVFDAFEIDKPWLRFGQSVTFTAEAIPGETFAGRIAFIPPVLDTASRTFKVRANVENAHLLLRPGMFVTGTVQARVAGNRVLLDPSLEGRWISPMHPEIVKDAPGACDVCGMPLVPIEQLGYSLPNDLPPPLVVPASAVLRTGRRAVVYVEVPNREDPIYEGREITLGPRAGDLHIVASGLDAGERVVVNGAFKLDSALQLLAKPSMMSAPDPDALPDFEVTGAMQDAVGHLMAAYFPLWRALARDDLGTARDAALALSSTVRNHPTAPGTEIAQAIYAKETARLGHAAEEAGRAADLQTARQTFEQASLTLIRLVRATGIRSGPPPRLAYCPMAFGGRRADWLQDDDELLNPYFGSRMLRCGEFERLPIPPPAATNPLPIEHPAHDVHYRP